From a single Streptomyces rubradiris genomic region:
- a CDS encoding TetR/AcrR family transcriptional regulator, whose translation MDFQRARSDEQRAQRRRHILEVTAGMLTEMPVAQLSLNELSRRVGLAKANVLRYFESREAILLQLLDAELRDWLTELEEALTPVQGTPRERGDRLARVLAETLAERPVLCDLISAQAAVLERNVSAQVAIEHKYATLRSFRALAGLARRCLPELGPEDAFRLTGFISLAASAAWPYIQPSQALTAEYPDDPVVAAMHVDFAGVVRQILEVSISGLLERREDVPLGAGPLAGIPHGIGQE comes from the coding sequence GTGGACTTCCAACGCGCCCGCAGCGACGAACAGCGCGCCCAGAGACGGCGGCACATCCTCGAGGTGACGGCCGGGATGCTGACCGAGATGCCGGTCGCGCAGCTGAGCCTGAACGAGCTGAGCCGGCGTGTGGGCCTGGCCAAGGCGAACGTGCTGCGGTACTTCGAATCACGCGAGGCGATCCTGCTCCAGCTGCTGGACGCCGAGCTGCGGGACTGGCTCACCGAGCTGGAGGAAGCGCTCACCCCCGTCCAGGGAACGCCCCGCGAGCGCGGAGACCGGCTCGCCCGGGTGCTGGCCGAGACCCTGGCCGAGCGACCGGTACTGTGCGACCTCATCAGCGCCCAGGCCGCCGTGCTGGAACGCAACGTCTCGGCCCAGGTGGCCATCGAGCACAAGTACGCGACGCTGCGCAGCTTCCGCGCCCTGGCCGGGCTGGCCCGCCGCTGCCTTCCCGAACTCGGCCCGGAGGACGCCTTCCGGCTGACGGGCTTCATCTCGCTGGCGGCCAGTGCGGCCTGGCCCTACATCCAGCCGTCACAGGCCCTGACGGCGGAGTACCCGGACGATCCGGTGGTGGCGGCCATGCACGTCGACTTCGCCGGCGTCGTCCGCCAGATCCTGGAAGTGTCCATTTCGGGGCTGCTGGAGCGCCGGGAGGACGTGCCGCTGGGCGCCGGGCCCCTGGCCGGGATACCGCACGGCATCGGGCAGGAGTAA
- a CDS encoding glycosyl hydrolase 115 family protein, with the protein MSSAHVSRRTVLGGTVLGAGLAAVSGPVAGAASGAESGSVSGAGAGSGGGLRVTDPGSYISFTGGVFSLVGAPVVVSQEDHPGVVRVAGDLRDDLARVTGVRPGSTIGRFPVLVGTIGRSPLIDGLIRSGKLDVTGVRGKWETSLQTVVDHPMPGVERAFVIAGSDPRGTIFGAYDVSYGIGVSPWHWWDDVPPTRRSQVWVKPGRFTQGTPVVKYRGVFINDENPALGTWAPAYFGPGKAPGYPGGFTADFYAKVFEVLLRLKGNYLWPAVWGRAFAEDDPENHRRAAQYGIVMGTSHEAPMMRGIEEWNRHAGSGSDPYGGTGEWSYRRNAEAIRAYWRAGIQRMVDEGFEGVVTLGMRGNGDTSLPDGDGIELMQQIIADQRKIIEEVTGRPAAETPQVWTLYKEVQRYWDRGLRAPDDVTVVLTDDNWGNIRKHPDGPRTGGYGLYYHFDYVGDGRNYKWVDTANLRNVWDQLHQAHAYGNHGLWVVNVGDLKGNELPTEFFLNYAWDPDRLPLERLGAWEERYARQNFGEAQAKEIAALLAEYGRLQARRKPELLNRRITLSGDRIVYDDQQTPYYFAHRELERVTEEWRELGRRAERVERRLPERLRDAWFELAGYEVTATANLYELRQAEFTNLLYAAQGRAATNDRAAQAEAGLDRDFALADRFNSRVANGKWQGFQTQPHIDYGDVERYGPNAGWQQPEKDNVAIPDVLFPAVRRIEVPEAAELGVSVDGAEDKGEWWPGGASGEAALPPFSPYQTRPRQYVEIFNRGRTPFPYEVSVSAPWLRVDRPRGRVDKQVRLEVEVDWSRAPKGRAEATLTVRGAGASVPVRCVAERPSGVRPRGFVEAGGYVAIDAGHYDRAVGQWRRIDGIGRTSAGMTPWPVTSPSRTPGGASPRLEYEVTLLSAPGEVTVWAYLSPGNPALPGVSGLRYGVSLDDGPIRTVDITEGADDGALNTVWARNTSDNINRTATRHTVTSPGVHRLKFWMVDPTVVVQRLLIDTGGLPELYLGPLESRRL; encoded by the coding sequence ATGTCGTCTGCGCACGTCAGCCGTAGGACGGTCCTGGGCGGGACGGTTCTGGGCGCCGGGCTGGCCGCGGTGTCGGGGCCGGTGGCGGGGGCCGCGTCCGGGGCGGAGTCCGGGTCCGTGTCCGGGGCCGGGGCCGGGTCCGGGGGAGGGCTGCGGGTGACGGACCCGGGGTCGTACATCTCGTTCACCGGCGGGGTGTTCTCCCTGGTGGGCGCGCCGGTGGTGGTCAGCCAGGAGGATCACCCCGGAGTCGTACGGGTCGCAGGGGATCTGCGGGACGACCTCGCGCGGGTGACGGGGGTCCGTCCGGGTTCGACGATCGGCCGCTTCCCGGTGCTGGTCGGCACGATCGGCCGCAGCCCGCTGATCGACGGCCTGATCCGGTCCGGCAAGCTCGACGTGACCGGCGTGCGCGGCAAGTGGGAGACCTCGCTCCAGACCGTCGTGGACCACCCGATGCCGGGCGTGGAGCGGGCGTTCGTCATCGCGGGCAGCGATCCGCGGGGCACGATCTTCGGGGCGTACGACGTCTCGTACGGCATCGGGGTCTCGCCCTGGCACTGGTGGGACGACGTGCCGCCGACACGCCGGAGCCAGGTGTGGGTGAAGCCGGGCCGTTTCACCCAGGGGACCCCGGTGGTGAAGTACCGGGGCGTCTTCATCAACGACGAGAACCCGGCGCTCGGCACCTGGGCCCCGGCCTACTTCGGCCCCGGGAAGGCGCCCGGGTACCCCGGAGGCTTCACCGCCGACTTCTACGCGAAGGTCTTCGAGGTCCTGCTGCGCCTGAAGGGCAACTACCTGTGGCCGGCGGTCTGGGGCAGGGCGTTCGCCGAGGACGACCCGGAGAACCATCGCAGGGCCGCCCAGTACGGGATCGTCATGGGTACCTCCCACGAGGCGCCGATGATGCGCGGCATCGAGGAGTGGAACCGGCACGCGGGCTCGGGGTCCGACCCCTACGGGGGCACGGGCGAGTGGTCGTACCGCCGCAACGCGGAGGCGATCCGCGCGTACTGGCGCGCGGGCATCCAGCGCATGGTCGACGAGGGGTTCGAGGGGGTCGTCACCCTCGGCATGCGCGGCAACGGCGACACCAGCCTGCCCGACGGCGACGGCATCGAACTGATGCAGCAGATCATCGCCGACCAGCGGAAGATCATCGAGGAGGTGACCGGAAGACCGGCCGCCGAGACCCCCCAGGTCTGGACCCTCTACAAGGAGGTGCAGCGCTACTGGGACCGGGGCCTGCGCGCCCCCGACGACGTCACCGTGGTCCTCACGGACGACAACTGGGGCAACATCCGCAAGCACCCGGACGGCCCGCGCACCGGCGGCTACGGCCTGTACTACCACTTCGACTATGTCGGCGACGGCCGCAACTACAAGTGGGTCGACACCGCGAACCTCCGCAACGTCTGGGACCAGCTCCACCAGGCGCACGCCTACGGCAACCACGGCCTGTGGGTGGTCAACGTCGGCGACCTGAAGGGCAACGAACTGCCCACGGAGTTCTTCCTCAATTACGCCTGGGACCCGGACCGCCTGCCCCTGGAACGCCTCGGCGCGTGGGAGGAACGTTACGCCCGGCAGAACTTCGGCGAGGCGCAGGCGAAGGAGATCGCGGCGCTGCTCGCGGAGTACGGCCGGCTCCAGGCCCGCCGCAAACCGGAGCTGCTGAACCGCCGGATCACCCTCTCGGGCGACCGCATCGTCTACGACGACCAGCAGACCCCGTACTACTTCGCGCACCGGGAGCTGGAGCGGGTCACCGAGGAGTGGCGCGAGCTGGGCCGCCGCGCCGAACGGGTGGAGCGCCGGCTGCCGGAGCGGCTGCGGGACGCGTGGTTCGAGCTGGCCGGCTACGAGGTGACGGCGACCGCGAACCTGTACGAGCTGCGGCAGGCGGAGTTCACCAACCTGCTCTACGCGGCGCAGGGCCGGGCCGCGACGAACGACCGGGCGGCCCAGGCGGAGGCGGGCCTCGACCGGGACTTCGCCCTCGCCGACCGCTTCAACTCCCGTGTGGCGAATGGCAAATGGCAGGGCTTCCAGACCCAGCCGCACATCGACTACGGCGATGTGGAGCGCTACGGCCCCAACGCGGGCTGGCAGCAGCCGGAGAAGGACAACGTGGCCATACCCGACGTGCTCTTCCCGGCGGTGCGGCGCATCGAGGTGCCGGAGGCGGCGGAGCTGGGCGTGTCGGTGGACGGCGCGGAGGACAAGGGCGAGTGGTGGCCCGGAGGCGCGTCGGGGGAGGCGGCTCTGCCGCCGTTCAGCCCGTACCAGACCCGCCCCCGCCAGTACGTGGAGATCTTCAACCGGGGCCGTACTCCCTTCCCCTACGAGGTGTCGGTCTCGGCGCCCTGGCTGCGGGTGGACCGGCCGCGCGGCCGGGTGGACAAGCAGGTCCGCCTGGAGGTGGAGGTCGACTGGTCCCGGGCCCCCAAGGGGCGCGCGGAGGCGACCCTGACGGTGCGGGGCGCGGGAGCGTCGGTCCCGGTCCGCTGCGTGGCGGAGCGCCCGTCGGGCGTGCGGCCGCGGGGCTTCGTGGAGGCCGGCGGCTACGTGGCGATCGACGCCGGGCACTATGACCGTGCGGTCGGCCAGTGGCGCCGCATCGACGGCATCGGCCGCACGAGTGCGGGCATGACACCGTGGCCGGTGACGTCCCCGAGCCGCACTCCGGGTGGCGCCTCCCCCCGCCTGGAGTACGAGGTGACGCTGCTGTCCGCCCCCGGTGAGGTGACGGTGTGGGCGTACCTGTCCCCCGGCAACCCGGCGCTGCCCGGGGTCTCGGGCCTGCGCTACGGCGTCTCCCTGGACGACGGCCCGATCCGCACGGTGGACATCACCGAGGGCGCGGACGACGGCGCGCTGAACACGGTGTGGGCCCGCAACACGTCGGACAACATCAACCGCACGGCCACCCGCCACACGGTGACCTCACCGGGCGTCCACCGCCTGAAGTTCTGGATGGTCGACCCGACGGTGGTGGTCCAGCGCCTGCTGATCGACACGGGCGGCCTGCCGGAGCTGTACCTGGGGCCGCTGGAGAGCCGGCGGTTGTGA
- the tuf gene encoding elongation factor Tu, with protein sequence MAKAKFERTKPHVNIGTIGHIDHGKTTLTAAITKVLHDAYPDLNEATPFDNIDKAPEERQRGITISIAHVEYQTEARHYAHVDCPGHADYIKNMITGAAQMDGAILVVAATDGPMPQTKEHVLLARQVGVPYIVVALNKADMVDDEEILELVELEVRELLSEYEFPGDDVPVVKVSALKALEGEQQWVDSVLNLMKAVDESIPQPERDVDKPFLMPIEDVFTITGRGTVVTGRIERGVLKVNENVDIIGIKPEKTSTTVTGIEMFRKLLDEGQAGENVGLLLRGIKREDVERGQVIIKPGSVTPHTEFEAQAYILSKDEGGRHTPFFNNYRPQFYFRTTDVTGVVTLPEGTEMVMPGDNTEMKVELIQPVAMEEGLKFAIREGGRTVGAGQVTKIVK encoded by the coding sequence GTGGCGAAGGCGAAGTTCGAGCGGACTAAGCCGCACGTCAACATCGGCACCATCGGTCACATCGACCACGGTAAGACGACCCTCACGGCCGCCATTACCAAGGTGCTGCACGACGCGTACCCGGACCTGAACGAGGCCACCCCGTTCGACAACATCGACAAGGCGCCCGAGGAGCGTCAGCGCGGTATCACCATCTCCATCGCGCACGTCGAGTACCAGACCGAGGCGCGTCACTACGCCCACGTCGACTGCCCGGGTCACGCGGACTACATCAAGAACATGATCACGGGTGCGGCGCAGATGGACGGCGCCATCCTCGTGGTCGCCGCCACCGACGGCCCGATGCCGCAGACCAAGGAGCACGTGCTCCTGGCCCGCCAGGTCGGCGTTCCGTACATCGTCGTCGCCCTGAACAAGGCCGACATGGTGGACGACGAGGAGATCCTGGAGCTCGTCGAGCTCGAGGTCCGTGAGCTCCTCTCCGAGTACGAGTTCCCCGGCGACGACGTTCCGGTCGTCAAGGTCTCCGCGCTCAAGGCCCTTGAGGGCGAGCAGCAGTGGGTGGACTCCGTCCTCAACCTGATGAAGGCCGTCGACGAGTCGATCCCGCAGCCGGAGCGCGACGTCGACAAGCCGTTCCTCATGCCGATCGAGGACGTCTTCACCATCACCGGTCGCGGTACGGTCGTCACCGGCCGTATCGAGCGTGGTGTCCTCAAGGTCAACGAGAACGTCGACATCATCGGCATCAAGCCGGAGAAGACCTCCACCACGGTCACCGGCATCGAGATGTTCCGCAAGCTGCTCGACGAGGGCCAGGCCGGTGAGAACGTCGGTCTGCTCCTCCGTGGCATCAAGCGCGAGGACGTCGAGCGCGGCCAGGTCATCATCAAGCCGGGCTCGGTCACCCCGCACACCGAGTTCGAGGCGCAGGCCTACATCCTGTCCAAGGACGAGGGTGGCCGCCACACGCCGTTCTTCAACAACTACCGTCCGCAGTTCTACTTCCGCACGACGGACGTGACCGGCGTGGTGACCCTCCCCGAGGGCACCGAGATGGTCATGCCGGGTGACAACACCGAGATGAAGGTGGAGCTCATCCAGCCCGTCGCCATGGAAGAGGGCCTGAAGTTCGCCATCCGTGAGGGTGGCCGCACCGTGGGCGCCGGCCAGGTCACCAAGATCGTCAAGTAA
- the fusA gene encoding elongation factor G — MATTSLDLARVRNIGIMAHIDAGKTTTTERILFYTGVSYKIGEVHDGAATMDWMEQEQERGITITSAATTCHWPLENVDHTINIIDTPGHVDFTVEVERSLRVLDGAVTVFDGVAGVEPQSETVWRQADRYGVPRICFVNKLDRTGAEFHRCVDMISDRLGAQPLVMQLPIGAEADFKGVVDLVTMKAFVWSAEATKGEMYDIVDIPDTHTEAAEEWRGKLLEAVAENDEEIMELYLEGEEPSVEQLYAAIRRITIASGKGTGTTVTPVFCGTAFKNKGVQPLLDAVVRYLPSPVDIEAIEGHAVNNPEEVVKRKPSDDEPLSALAFKIMSDPHLGKLTFVRVYSGRLESGTAVLNSVKGRKERIGKIYRMHANKREEIESVGAGDIVAVMGLKQTTTGETLCDEKNPVILESMDFPAPVIEVAIEPKSKGDQEKLGVAIQRLAEEDPSFQVHTNEETGQTVIGGMGELHLEVLVDRMRREFKVEANVGKPQVAYRETIRKAVERVDYTHKKQTGGTGQFAKVQIGIEPLEGGDTSYEFVNKVTGGRIPKEYIPSVDAGCQEAMQFGILAGYEMTGVRVILHDGAYHEVDSSELAFKIAGSQAFKEAARKASPVLLEPMMAVEVTTPEDYMGEVIGDINSRRGQIQAMEERAGARVVKGLVPLSEMFGYVGDLRSKTSGRASYSMQFDSYAEVPRNVAEEIIAKAKGE, encoded by the coding sequence ATGGCTACCACTTCACTTGACCTGGCCAGGGTCCGCAACATCGGGATCATGGCCCACATCGACGCGGGCAAGACGACCACCACCGAGCGGATCCTGTTCTACACCGGTGTGTCTTACAAGATCGGTGAGGTCCACGACGGCGCTGCCACCATGGACTGGATGGAGCAGGAGCAGGAGCGTGGCATCACGATCACCTCTGCTGCCACCACCTGCCACTGGCCGCTGGAGAACGTCGACCACACCATCAACATCATCGACACCCCGGGTCACGTCGACTTCACCGTCGAGGTGGAGCGCTCCCTGCGCGTGCTCGACGGTGCCGTGACGGTGTTCGACGGTGTCGCCGGCGTTGAGCCGCAGTCCGAGACCGTGTGGCGTCAGGCGGACCGCTACGGCGTTCCGCGCATCTGCTTCGTCAACAAGCTCGACCGCACCGGTGCCGAGTTCCACCGCTGTGTCGACATGATCTCCGACCGTCTGGGCGCGCAGCCGCTGGTCATGCAGCTGCCGATCGGTGCCGAGGCGGACTTCAAGGGTGTCGTCGACCTGGTGACGATGAAGGCGTTCGTCTGGTCCGCCGAGGCGACCAAGGGCGAGATGTACGACATCGTCGACATCCCGGACACCCACACCGAGGCTGCCGAGGAGTGGCGCGGCAAGCTGCTCGAGGCCGTGGCCGAGAACGACGAAGAGATCATGGAGCTGTACCTGGAGGGCGAGGAGCCTTCCGTGGAGCAGCTGTACGCCGCGATCCGTCGCATCACCATCGCCTCCGGCAAGGGCACCGGCACCACGGTGACCCCGGTGTTCTGCGGTACCGCGTTCAAGAACAAGGGCGTCCAGCCCCTGCTCGACGCGGTCGTGCGCTACCTGCCGTCCCCGGTTGACATCGAGGCCATCGAGGGCCACGCGGTCAACAACCCGGAGGAGGTCGTCAAGCGCAAGCCGTCCGACGACGAGCCGCTGTCGGCGCTGGCGTTCAAGATCATGAGCGACCCGCACCTCGGCAAGCTCACCTTCGTCCGCGTGTACTCCGGCCGCCTGGAGTCCGGCACCGCCGTGCTGAACTCCGTCAAGGGCCGCAAGGAGCGCATCGGCAAGATCTACCGCATGCACGCGAACAAGCGTGAGGAGATCGAGTCGGTGGGCGCCGGTGACATCGTCGCCGTCATGGGCCTGAAGCAGACCACCACCGGTGAGACGCTCTGCGACGAGAAGAACCCGGTGATCCTGGAGTCCATGGACTTCCCGGCGCCGGTCATCGAGGTCGCGATCGAGCCGAAGTCGAAGGGTGACCAGGAGAAGCTGGGTGTCGCTATCCAGCGTCTCGCGGAGGAGGACCCCTCCTTCCAGGTGCACACCAACGAGGAGACCGGCCAGACCGTCATCGGCGGTATGGGCGAGCTCCACCTTGAGGTCCTCGTCGACCGCATGCGTCGCGAGTTCAAGGTCGAGGCCAACGTCGGCAAGCCGCAGGTGGCCTACCGCGAGACGATCCGCAAGGCCGTCGAGCGCGTCGACTACACCCACAAGAAGCAGACCGGTGGTACCGGTCAGTTCGCGAAGGTGCAGATCGGCATCGAGCCGCTCGAGGGTGGCGACACCTCGTACGAGTTCGTGAACAAGGTGACCGGTGGCCGTATCCCGAAGGAGTACATCCCTTCGGTGGACGCCGGCTGCCAGGAGGCCATGCAGTTCGGCATCCTCGCCGGCTACGAGATGACCGGTGTCCGTGTCATCCTCCACGACGGCGCCTACCACGAGGTCGACTCCTCCGAGCTCGCCTTCAAGATCGCCGGTTCGCAGGCCTTCAAGGAGGCCGCGCGCAAGGCCAGCCCCGTGCTGCTCGAGCCGATGATGGCCGTCGAGGTCACCACGCCCGAGGACTACATGGGCGAGGTCATCGGCGACATCAACTCCCGCCGTGGCCAGATCCAGGCCATGGAGGAGCGGGCTGGTGCCCGCGTCGTGAAGGGCCTCGTGCCCCTGTCGGAGATGTTCGGCTACGTCGGCGACCTCCGCAGCAAGACGTCGGGTCGCGCAAGCTACTCGATGCAGTTCGACTCCTACGCCGAGGTTCCGCGGAACGTCGCCGAGGAGATCATCGCGAAGGCCAAGGGCGAGTAA
- the rpsG gene encoding 30S ribosomal protein S7 — protein sequence MPRKGPAPKRPVIIDPVYGSPLVTSLINKVLLNGKRSTAERIVYGAMEGLREKTGNDPVITLKRALENIKPTLEVKSRRVGGATYQVPVEVKPGRANTLALRWLVGYSRARREKTMTERLLNELLDASNGLGAAVKKREDTHKMAESNKAFAHYRW from the coding sequence ATGCCTCGTAAGGGCCCCGCCCCGAAGCGCCCGGTCATCATCGACCCGGTCTACGGCTCTCCTCTGGTGACCTCCCTGATCAACAAGGTGCTGCTGAACGGCAAGCGCTCCACCGCCGAGCGCATCGTCTACGGCGCCATGGAGGGCCTGCGCGAGAAGACCGGCAACGACCCGGTCATCACGCTCAAGCGCGCTCTTGAGAACATCAAGCCGACCCTCGAGGTCAAGTCCCGCCGTGTCGGTGGCGCCACCTACCAGGTGCCGGTCGAGGTCAAGCCCGGCCGCGCCAACACCCTGGCGCTGCGCTGGCTGGTCGGTTACTCCCGCGCCCGTCGCGAGAAGACCATGACCGAGCGTCTCCTCAACGAGCTTCTCGATGCCTCCAACGGCCTCGGTGCGGCCGTGAAGAAGCGCGAGGACACCCACAAGATGGCCGAGTCCAACAAGGCCTTCGCGCACTACCGCTGGTAG
- the rpsL gene encoding 30S ribosomal protein S12 — MPTIQQLVRKGRQDKVEKNKTPALEGSPQRRGVCTRVFTTTPKKPNSALRKVARVRLTSGIEVTAYIPGEGHNLQEHSIVLVRGGRVKDLPGVRYKIIRGSLDTQGVKNRKQARSRYGAKKEK, encoded by the coding sequence GTGCCTACGATCCAGCAGCTGGTCCGCAAGGGCCGGCAGGACAAGGTCGAAAAGAACAAGACGCCCGCACTCGAGGGTTCCCCCCAGCGTCGCGGCGTCTGCACGCGTGTGTTCACGACCACCCCGAAGAAGCCGAACTCGGCCCTCCGCAAGGTCGCGCGTGTGCGTCTGACCAGCGGCATCGAGGTCACCGCTTACATTCCGGGTGAGGGACACAACCTGCAGGAGCACTCCATCGTGCTCGTGCGCGGCGGCCGTGTGAAGGACCTGCCGGGTGTTCGCTACAAGATCATCCGCGGTTCGCTCGACACCCAGGGTGTCAAGAACCGCAAGCAGGCTCGCAGCCGTTACGGCGCCAAGAAGGAGAAGTAA
- a CDS encoding Crp/Fnr family transcriptional regulator: MTTRTPAYSPDDGGLEDRVPFLARLESEDRSALLDLGMTLTFAPRTILLHQHEPSSHVLFLVDGWTKVTASAANGYEALLALRGPGDIIGESAALTGRPRSATVTALERVRAVAVERERFRDFLGDSPAASFALLGLTTDRTRAADRRRLEFASMNVRERLAVLLLDLARTHGQRVPDGIELAVPLSKQELAGSVGASREMVQRLLKELRDKEVVVTGRRALLIRRPDILRRITAALPYPASHAVPRDD, encoded by the coding sequence ATGACAACAAGGACGCCGGCGTACTCGCCGGACGACGGCGGTCTGGAAGACCGGGTTCCGTTCCTGGCCAGACTGGAGAGCGAGGACCGCTCGGCACTGCTCGACCTCGGCATGACGCTCACCTTCGCTCCCCGCACGATCCTGCTCCACCAGCACGAACCGTCCTCCCACGTGCTGTTCCTGGTCGACGGCTGGACCAAGGTCACCGCGTCCGCCGCCAACGGCTACGAGGCGCTGCTCGCGCTGCGCGGACCCGGCGACATCATCGGCGAGTCGGCCGCGCTGACCGGACGGCCGCGCTCCGCGACGGTCACCGCCCTGGAGCGGGTCCGCGCGGTGGCCGTCGAACGGGAGCGGTTCCGGGACTTCCTCGGCGACTCCCCCGCCGCCTCCTTCGCCCTGCTGGGACTCACCACGGACCGTACCCGGGCGGCCGACCGGCGGCGGCTGGAGTTCGCGTCGATGAACGTGCGGGAACGGCTCGCCGTCCTGCTCCTCGACCTCGCCCGCACCCACGGCCAGCGCGTCCCGGACGGCATCGAACTGGCCGTGCCGCTCAGCAAGCAGGAACTCGCCGGCTCCGTCGGCGCCTCCCGGGAGATGGTGCAGCGGCTGCTGAAGGAACTGCGCGACAAGGAGGTGGTGGTCACCGGCCGCCGCGCGCTCCTCATCCGCCGCCCGGACATCCTGCGCCGCATCACCGCGGCGCTCCCCTACCCGGCGTCCCACGCGGTTCCAAGGGACGACTGA